GCCACTTTGAGTCACGGTGCCCTTTTTGGCATGGTTTTCTTCCCTCTAAGCCTTGTAGCATGCTCATATTTCAGAGAGAAGCTCTGTACCAGAAGTTTGGTGCATCTGGCTGGAGCAGCTTCAGGCTGTCACCATCTGACAACTTCAAGTGGCCACTAAgcctgtgcgtgcgtgcgtgcgcctGATGGTGCACACACCAAACCCCTCTGCAAATCATGCGAGACACAAGGCGGCTTTCACTGCTCAGCAATGCCTTGAGCTCTTCCGACCTCACCACAGCGTGCATTATTTATGTATCAGTCTTGCTTCCATGCCTTTCCTTTTCCCATATGCCTTTTTAGGTCAGACGTCACCAATCATGGAGCACACAGGTGGCGCCAATCAGCCATCGCAAGACGGCCCAAAAGCAGCACTACACATGAGGACCCAAAAGGTAAATATACACCCCAAACTGACTCCCATTGCGTGCTACCACTACTATGCCTTCTTCATGGTTCCGGCCTGGCTTGGTCTTCTCTTCTGGCTTTCTCCCCACCCATCAGCAGGCGTCGCGGTGCACCGCGACATCGATCGATCGGAGATCGCATATCGGAGCTAGTGTCAGATGACAGGGCAGCAGGTCATCAGACACGGCACAGGAGCTGGTTTTGCTTTTTCATggtgtttattattattattactcagTCTTATTAGGATGCAGACAAAGGCTAATGCAACATGTCCTtatcagcaaagcttcggggaagaaGAAGATTGATGATGATAGGGGATGATGCTTTTTGGCTACTGACCTGCATCTGCTCGCCCTCCACAGAACCGGATGCCCGTTGCTGTCGTGCAGATTCCGGTGGCTGGATAGGATAGCCACAATAATTCCAGGAACCAAGCAGGCCGACTTGGCCTTTCGTtttcggcatcatcatcatcatcatcatcatggaagATAGAACATGGCGAAATTCCATGGCCTTTTCTTCGCCTGATTCTTTTTTCGGAAAAGAGGACATGTTCAACGGCTCCGGATTCCTTATTGGTAATGCTTCCTACACTTGTATTTACACTCTATGTACAATGCATATTTACAGGTGATGATGGTCTATAAGCAACACAATATAATGTATGTAAACTAACTCTGCACTACTGGAGCCAAATGTAGGCTCCAATTCTCATGGACCGCTTCAGCAGTTAAGGCTTGCTTGCCAGAGAAGTTCTCCGATGAGAGCATTAACGCACAAACAAGCCAAGACTAGAGAGAGACCTTGGCCGGAATAAGTTTGCGAAGAGGAACCATGTCGGGGACTCTTTCTGCTGAGGTGCTGGTGCCTCAGGGTGGCCTTTCACCTGAATGTTATGTCCTATGGCTTCCCTGATGGAATCAATGGTCTTCTGGTCAACTACCTCCCCCGCAGAACTGCGGACGTAGAATGTGTTGACGGCTGTCCTGCCCTTGGTGCTCACCTCTGCTCTTGTGACAGTCAGGCTGTTCTCCCGGAAGATGCGCGTGACCTCAGATAGGAGGCCGACCTTGTCATTTGAACACAGCTCAAGTTTCACACCCTGGAAAGCCAAAATTTGGGCTTCGTAAGAAAATAATTCTGGCAAAGTTACCTTTGATAAGTTCATGGATCGTTACCTCAGATACCCTGCGCTCAATTGCACTTTCAAGGCACTGGATGACTCTCAATCTTTCAGCTTCAGTGTTCATTGGAGATCCATTCACATGTCTTACATAGAATTCCTGCAGAAAAGTGTATCAAGGTCACACATTTTCTTGTATGAAATCTTATGAGCCTACATGGTAGCAGCGACTGCCCGGTCCGGATATGTCGGGTTGTGTGTATTCACCTGGTACGCCTGATTATTGTTGGCGTCAATGTTTGCATGGTAGACAACATAGCGCAGGTCTGTCAAGGTGCAAACAGTATCGAACAGAAGCTTCGGCCTGTCCTTGCACCGGATGGTCACCACCGAGTAGTCCTTGTCTTTCCAATTCCGAACAGTGACCTTAGGCCTCTGAGGTTGAGCTGGGACATGCCCATGAAACTCTTCACAGTCCCCGTCACTAAGCATCATCTGGTGCAGCCTTCTGTCGGTATGTGTGGCAGAAGTCCCCGATGCTTCTGCCATGGCAGCTCCTCGcgagagattgtttcctcggagaaGGTAGGACAGTCGCTCCTTGATCATTTCAAGCCTCACGGTATCGGTGACGGCTAGCATGGTGTCCTCATCGGTCACCCGCATCACGGCTGCAACTCTGGTGTTATGGGTCCAAATCTCAGCACTGACCACATTGCATTTGAGGCTCGCGAGCACCGCGCTGACTTCAGAGAGCAGGCCTGGACGGTCGCTCCCTGTCAGCTCAATGACATTGTGGTCGGTTGAAGCGGCGACACCCACCGATCTCCGTTTAGCAGGCATGTATCTTGAATCTGCGCCCAAGGACTACACGTTCGAAGAATGTTTCAATTGTCAGTGAGCTGGAATGTTGGATAATCATACATGACTGGTGAACTGAAAATGGCAAGATTGCTCTCAGGATTACATACCTTCCGGATGTAGCCCTCAATCTCCGCAATAGCAGCCTTGTCTTTCAATTTCAGCCCTTCCTTATCAGTCACATTGAAAACTGAAACAGCACGAGTTTTTACCAAATCAGCAAAAAGGGGCAAGGAAATCGAGGGTACCATTTATTAGATTTTATTTGGTGTAACACCTTACCATCCATGAACCACCCCCCATCTGAGGTTATGTATGCCTTGCTTATCACAAGATTGAGATCCATGAGGACTTGGATCACTTCCAGCAGAATCCCATACTCGTTTGCACTGCCAACCTACAATTGCAACCACCAATAAAGAAAGAAATAAATCAAACCAGCACACCTGACTGCAATCTCTGTCACAGAAAACCATGAACTAGTAGGAAATTAAACATACCTTGACAATCGTCGCGTCCGCCAACGAATCGTTGTCGATGATGATACTGCAGTTAACGAGACATACAGACCGGGATTAAGAAACAAGACCTGATGGTAAAAACTGGAGGGTAATCTTTTTGGGGGTGCAGAAGCAGAAGCAGAGACAGCAGCATGTGAATGTGGATGCGCCTCACCTTGGCGGGTTCATCTTGCGTATGAAGTTGTCGTACTCGTCGTCGCTGTCCCAGGTAGGGCCATAGCCTTCATCTGTCACATGGAACCATTAATTAATCACGGTACGGCCTTCGGCGTTGGCGACGCGGCAAGAAACGTGTGGAAATCGAAGGGGGACACAACAGGAACCAGCAAATCAGAGTTAATTAGTACTACGATTTTTATTTCGAATCTGTGCAGCGGCGATCGAGGGCCATGGAGGGCCGGGGATGGAACAGCTGAATATATTCCAAGAatgtttttttctaaaaaaaatgtatTCCAAGAATCAGGAACAAACAGGGCAAGCAGAAACAGAACCAGAACCCTAGCCATCAAGGAGATTAACAGGGAAATGGAGGCAGAGGTGCAGCGACGAAATGGAAGGGGACCGGAAAAGCAGAGTGCCGCCGCAGGGAGGAAAGCAGTTTCGAGGCGGccggcggaggaggaagaagacgggttACCAATGGACATGGCGGGCGGAGAGGACCGGAGGCCAAGAACACTTCTTCTTCACTTTCCGACGAGTGATTGCTCCCTCTCTGTCTCTGTTcctctgctgcttcttcttcttctttctcgggGCTCAGTTGGGAGGCGCGCGCGCTGTGGGTGCGCGATTGGCTggcgctggctggctggctggcgatCCTAgagagaaggggaggagagagaggggagtAGGTGGTAGAGAAGAGAGGAATGGCTGGCCCCCTCTCGCTCACCCTCTTGCAGTTGTTGGGCACGGCGCTTCCCTTCCTCTCTCTGCCCCTGCCCCCAGAATCCTGGGCTGGGAATCGGCCCTGCGGGCAGTTTTTACATGCTGCCTGCGCCTTTTGCACGCCGGACCCTGGCTTTCTGTGAAATATGCGCGCAAGTCCTCGGCTCGGCGGCCACGAGGGGAGTATCGCAAATT
Above is a window of Triticum dicoccoides isolate Atlit2015 ecotype Zavitan chromosome 5B, WEW_v2.0, whole genome shotgun sequence DNA encoding:
- the LOC119310992 gene encoding ACT domain-containing protein ACR4-like yields the protein MSIDEGYGPTWDSDDEYDNFIRKMNPPSIIIDNDSLADATIVKVGSANEYGILLEVIQVLMDLNLVISKAYITSDGGWFMDVFNVTDKEGLKLKDKAAIAEIEGYIRKSLGADSRYMPAKRRSVGVAASTDHNVIELTGSDRPGLLSEVSAVLASLKCNVVSAEIWTHNTRVAAVMRVTDEDTMLAVTDTVRLEMIKERLSYLLRGNNLSRGAAMAEASGTSATHTDRRLHQMMLSDGDCEEFHGHVPAQPQRPKVTVRNWKDKDYSVVTIRCKDRPKLLFDTVCTLTDLRYVVYHANIDANNNQAYQEFYVRHVNGSPMNTEAERLRVIQCLESAIERRVSEGVKLELCSNDKVGLLSEVTRIFRENSLTVTRAEVSTKGRTAVNTFYVRSSAGEVVDQKTIDSIREAIGHNIQVKGHPEAPAPQQKESPTWFLFANLFRPRSLSSLGLFVR